A single window of Flavobacterium sp. 140616W15 DNA harbors:
- the murQ gene encoding N-acetylmuramic acid 6-phosphate etherase, with amino-acid sequence MAKVNPDTERESLYSNLDKMSTNELLTNINNEDKKIAAIIEKQIPNIEKLVDTIVSKMKLGGRLFYIGAGTSGRIGILDASECPPTFGVPDNWIIGIIAGGDSAIRKAVENAEDDINQAWRDLSAYDISSLDVVLGIAASGNTPYVIGGLKKARENNIVTGSISCNSASLISKQADHPIELIVGPEFLTGSTRMKAGTSQKLVLNMISTSVMIKLGRIYGNKMIDMQLSNKKLVQRGIEMIVEELKIDEKLASELLKKHKSVRAVLLAENKNLEI; translated from the coding sequence ATGGCAAAGGTAAATCCAGATACAGAAAGAGAATCTCTTTACTCGAATTTAGATAAAATGAGTACTAATGAATTGCTCACAAACATAAATAATGAAGATAAAAAAATAGCAGCTATAATTGAAAAACAAATTCCTAATATTGAAAAATTAGTAGATACTATTGTTTCTAAAATGAAACTTGGTGGAAGATTATTTTACATAGGAGCTGGAACTTCTGGAAGAATCGGTATTCTTGACGCTTCTGAATGTCCTCCGACTTTTGGAGTTCCTGACAATTGGATTATTGGTATTATAGCTGGTGGAGATTCGGCTATTAGAAAAGCAGTAGAAAATGCTGAAGACGACATTAATCAAGCCTGGAGAGATTTATCTGCTTATGATATTTCGAGCTTAGATGTAGTTCTAGGAATTGCCGCTTCTGGAAATACTCCTTATGTTATTGGTGGACTAAAAAAAGCAAGAGAAAACAATATCGTTACGGGTAGCATATCATGCAATAGCGCGAGTCTGATATCAAAACAAGCAGACCACCCTATTGAATTGATTGTAGGCCCAGAATTCCTTACTGGAAGTACAAGAATGAAAGCTGGAACATCTCAAAAACTAGTCTTAAACATGATTTCGACATCTGTCATGATAAAACTAGGAAGAATTTACGGCAACAAAATGATAGACATGCAATTGTCTAACAAGAAATTAGTACAAAGAGGGATTGAAATGATTGTAGAAGAACTTAAGATTGATGAAAAACTAGCTTCTGAATTATTAAAAAAACACAAAAGCGTAAGAGCTGTTTTATTAGCAGAAAATAAAAATCTGGAAATTTAA
- a CDS encoding glycoside hydrolase family 3 N-terminal domain-containing protein — MKKSFIKISLYAIFLFLIINCASKKNNTILDTSKDSFAKDTVASITPNKSKKKTFFKDSDKETNWVDSIYNKMSLREKIGQLFMISAYSNKDSIHTNQVNALVQDYKVGGVIFFQGGPVRQAKLTNQYQSKAKVPLFIAIDGEWGLGMRLDSTYRYPWNMTLGAIKDLSLIENVGRNMANENKRIGIHFNFAPVLDINTNPKNPIIGNRSFGEDKVNVSDKAIALMKGVQSQGVFSTGKHFPGHGDTSTDSHYALPLVNFSKDRLELVELYPYKRIFNEGLASVMVAHLNIPSLEPTPNVPSSASYNVVINLLQKELGFEGLIFTDGLAMKGASNFKGPGDLEIAVILAGNDILLCPENVPVAVQKLEVAYNEGIITEERLAHSVKKILHYKFKIGLNNYKPINMSNIYNDLNPSQNDALHYKLYENAITVLKNEKEILPIKDLNQKIAYVKLGEDVNSDFVTTLKKYTNITEVANTNIDSLNKELKKYDIVIIGFHKVNKTWEKQNFTDTELVWLQEIAKHNKVILDIFTKPYSLLPITNFDDIEGLVVSYQNSDISQIVSAELLFGAISAKGKLPVSINTSFNVNDGLSTEKINRLGFTTPENVGMNPQILSKIDAIAQKAIDGKMTPGMQVLVARKGSVIFQKSYGSQTYDTTRKVTNSDLYDVASISKMISTLPNVMQLYDNEKVNLDTKLKDMVPLFAKTNKENISFKDLLTHYAGLQAWIPFYKATLDSEGKPSAKYYRRVAESDFSTKVADGLFIRNDYHDTIMKIIADSPLSLKKEYRYSDFTFIILKEYLERKTHKKLEELSQQNFYSTLGMNNTLYNPLDKFDRSNIAPTEIDNYFRHQVIQGYVHDMAAAMEGGVAGHAGIFSNAMDVAKMMQLFLQKGNYGNKQYFSEQTFDAFNTCYYADKGVQRGLGFDKRIEKGGPTCACVSPSSFGHTGFTGNIAWVDPETEIVYVFLSNRTYPEVINEENKLSRGKIREDIQQIIQDAIIK; from the coding sequence ATGAAAAAATCCTTCATAAAAATTAGCCTATACGCCATTTTTTTATTTTTAATTATCAATTGTGCTAGCAAAAAAAACAATACAATTCTAGATACAAGTAAAGACTCTTTTGCAAAAGATACAGTAGCCAGTATTACTCCCAATAAATCGAAAAAGAAAACTTTTTTCAAGGATTCAGACAAAGAAACCAATTGGGTTGATAGCATTTACAACAAAATGTCACTTCGAGAAAAAATAGGACAACTGTTTATGATTTCTGCCTATTCTAATAAAGATTCAATTCATACAAATCAAGTTAATGCATTAGTTCAAGACTATAAAGTAGGTGGAGTAATATTTTTTCAAGGGGGGCCAGTTCGTCAAGCAAAATTGACTAATCAATACCAATCGAAAGCAAAAGTACCTCTATTCATCGCTATTGATGGCGAATGGGGATTAGGTATGCGATTAGATTCAACGTATCGTTACCCTTGGAATATGACTTTGGGAGCTATTAAAGATTTGAGTCTAATTGAGAATGTTGGAAGAAACATGGCCAATGAAAACAAGCGAATCGGGATTCATTTTAATTTTGCTCCCGTACTTGATATCAATACCAATCCTAAAAACCCTATTATCGGAAACCGCTCATTTGGTGAAGATAAAGTTAATGTTAGCGACAAAGCTATTGCATTAATGAAAGGAGTACAAAGTCAAGGTGTTTTTAGTACCGGAAAACATTTCCCAGGACATGGAGACACATCAACTGATTCTCACTATGCTTTGCCTCTGGTTAATTTCTCAAAAGATAGACTTGAGTTAGTCGAACTATATCCATACAAACGAATCTTCAATGAAGGCTTAGCTTCTGTTATGGTTGCCCACCTTAATATTCCGAGTTTAGAGCCTACGCCAAATGTTCCTTCTTCGGCATCATATAATGTAGTAATTAACTTGCTTCAAAAAGAATTAGGTTTCGAGGGTTTGATATTTACAGATGGTTTAGCAATGAAAGGGGCTAGTAATTTCAAAGGTCCTGGTGATCTGGAAATAGCTGTGATTCTTGCTGGAAATGACATTTTACTTTGCCCAGAAAATGTACCCGTAGCAGTACAAAAACTAGAAGTAGCTTATAACGAAGGTATTATTACTGAGGAACGCTTAGCGCATTCGGTAAAAAAAATATTGCATTATAAATTTAAAATTGGGCTAAATAATTACAAGCCAATAAATATGTCAAACATCTACAATGATCTTAATCCATCACAAAATGATGCTTTGCACTATAAATTATATGAAAATGCCATTACAGTTTTAAAAAATGAAAAGGAAATACTTCCTATCAAAGATTTAAATCAAAAGATTGCCTATGTAAAACTAGGAGAAGATGTAAACAGTGATTTTGTAACCACATTAAAAAAATATACAAACATTACAGAAGTAGCAAACACTAATATTGACAGCCTAAACAAAGAATTAAAAAAATATGATATTGTTATCATAGGTTTTCATAAAGTAAACAAAACTTGGGAAAAGCAAAATTTCACTGATACAGAATTGGTTTGGTTGCAAGAAATTGCAAAACACAACAAAGTGATTTTAGATATTTTCACAAAACCTTATTCTTTATTACCAATCACTAACTTTGATGATATCGAAGGATTAGTAGTATCTTATCAAAACTCAGATATTAGCCAGATCGTTTCGGCAGAATTACTGTTTGGAGCTATTTCTGCCAAAGGAAAATTACCTGTATCTATTAATACCTCTTTTAATGTAAATGATGGATTATCTACCGAAAAAATAAATCGTTTGGGTTTTACAACACCAGAAAATGTAGGTATGAATCCACAAATTTTATCTAAAATCGATGCTATAGCCCAAAAAGCAATTGATGGTAAAATGACTCCTGGAATGCAAGTCCTTGTAGCACGAAAAGGAAGTGTTATTTTCCAGAAATCATACGGCAGTCAAACTTATGATACTACCCGAAAAGTTACTAATTCAGATTTGTACGATGTTGCCTCGATTTCAAAAATGATATCGACCCTGCCTAATGTAATGCAGTTGTATGATAATGAAAAAGTAAATCTAGATACCAAATTAAAAGATATGGTACCCCTTTTTGCAAAAACAAACAAAGAGAATATCAGCTTCAAGGATTTACTAACTCATTATGCAGGGCTACAAGCATGGATTCCGTTCTACAAAGCAACGCTAGACAGCGAAGGAAAACCTTCTGCGAAATATTATCGTAGAGTAGCCGAATCTGACTTTTCGACTAAAGTTGCAGATGGTCTTTTTATTAGAAATGACTATCATGATACCATCATGAAAATCATTGCAGATAGTCCACTATCCTTAAAAAAAGAGTACAGATATAGTGATTTTACCTTTATCATCCTGAAAGAATACTTAGAGAGAAAAACCCACAAAAAATTAGAAGAGCTGAGTCAACAAAATTTTTACAGCACACTCGGGATGAATAATACCCTTTACAATCCTTTAGACAAATTTGACAGAAGTAACATTGCTCCTACCGAAATAGATAATTATTTTAGACATCAGGTTATTCAAGGATATGTTCATGACATGGCAGCTGCAATGGAAGGCGGCGTAGCTGGGCATGCAGGGATTTTCTCTAATGCTATGGATGTTGCCAAAATGATGCAACTATTTTTACAAAAAGGGAATTATGGTAATAAGCAATATTTTTCTGAGCAAACATTTGATGCATTCAATACTTGTTATTATGCTGATAAAGGAGTTCAAAGAGGTTTAGGTTTTGATAAAAGAATAGAAAAAGGAGGTCCAACTTGTGCTTGTGTTTCTCCATCTAGTTTTGGGCATACTGGATTTACAGGAAACATCGCTTGGGTTGATCCAGAAACAGAAATTGTTTATGTATTTTTATCCAATAGAACCTACCCCGAAGTTATTAACGAAGAGAATAAATTATCTCGAGGAAAAATCCGAGAAGATATTCAGCAAATAATTCAGGATGCTATTATAAAATAA
- a CDS encoding exo-beta-N-acetylmuramidase NamZ domain-containing protein, whose amino-acid sequence MIKFIAKSALFIATVFYIPSYSNSFQPVVKNNTIEINNPIIKTGADNYEKYLPLLKDKKVGIVTNQTGILSNKMHLVDFLLEKKIAVQTIFAPEHGFRGTADAGEHVVDAKDPKTGLPIISLYGDNKKPKATQLAGIDVMIFDLQDVGARFYTYISSLHYVMEACAENGIPLMILDRPNPNGAIIDGPLLEKEYTSFVGMHPIPLLHGMTIGEYAQMINGEKWLKNEIQCKLTVIPCLDYNRKMEYSLLAKPSPNLPNDQSINLYASLCLFEGTNVSMGRGTEKQFQIYGSPFLAKTNFSFTPKPNFGAKDPLYNGKECFGEDLTAYPKLTKLELKWLIKAYQNTSDKTKFFNPFFTKLAGTKKLQQQIESGISESKIRKTWQKDLESFKKMRMTYLIY is encoded by the coding sequence ATGATAAAATTCATAGCAAAAAGTGCTCTTTTTATAGCAACTGTATTTTATATTCCATCCTATTCAAATTCATTTCAGCCCGTTGTAAAAAACAATACGATAGAAATCAATAATCCTATTATTAAAACTGGAGCTGATAATTATGAAAAATACCTGCCTCTATTAAAAGATAAAAAAGTAGGAATCGTTACGAATCAAACAGGAATTTTATCTAACAAAATGCACTTGGTAGATTTTTTATTAGAGAAAAAAATTGCTGTTCAAACCATTTTTGCCCCTGAGCACGGATTTAGAGGAACGGCCGATGCTGGCGAACATGTAGTAGATGCAAAAGATCCTAAAACAGGACTACCAATTATCTCTCTTTATGGAGACAATAAAAAACCAAAAGCAACACAATTAGCCGGAATCGATGTTATGATATTTGATCTGCAAGATGTTGGAGCACGTTTTTACACCTACATCTCTTCTTTACACTATGTTATGGAAGCTTGTGCAGAAAATGGAATTCCACTTATGATACTTGACAGACCTAATCCTAATGGAGCCATTATAGATGGGCCCCTTTTAGAAAAAGAATACACAAGTTTTGTAGGCATGCACCCTATCCCTCTTCTTCACGGAATGACCATCGGTGAATATGCTCAGATGATAAATGGAGAAAAATGGCTTAAAAACGAAATTCAATGCAAATTAACCGTTATTCCTTGTCTAGACTATAATCGAAAAATGGAATATAGCTTACTTGCAAAACCATCTCCTAATTTGCCAAATGACCAATCTATAAATCTATATGCAAGTTTGTGTCTTTTTGAAGGAACTAATGTGAGTATGGGACGCGGAACTGAAAAACAATTCCAAATTTATGGTTCTCCTTTTTTAGCAAAAACAAATTTTAGTTTTACACCTAAACCAAATTTTGGAGCCAAAGATCCATTATATAATGGAAAAGAATGTTTTGGAGAAGATTTAACAGCTTATCCTAAGCTCACAAAATTAGAACTAAAATGGCTAATTAAAGCCTATCAAAATACGAGTGATAAAACTAAATTCTTCAATCCTTTTTTTACAAAACTTGCTGGAACAAAAAAATTACAACAGCAAATTGAAAGCGGAATTTCCGAAAGTAAAATTAGAAAAACATGGCAGAAGGATTTAGAATCATTCAAAAAAATGCGCATGACATATTTAATCTATTAA
- a CDS encoding sodium:solute symporter, which yields MTPSTILILIIVYFGTLFYISHRVSRKDDGNEAFFTANKNSKWYLVAFGMIGTALSGVTFISVPGEVGAASGEQFKYFQFVLGNAIGFIIITKLLLPLYYRMNLTSIYGYIEQRMGFYSYKTAASIFLISRTVSSAFRLYLVVIVLQRFVFDYYNIPFAFTVLISLLLIFSYTYRGGLKTIIITDTLQTFFLVTSVFLTIYFICDRMDLSAIGAFEEVKNSNYSKIFFFEDFLGSKFHFIKQILGGMFVTIAMTGLDQDLMQKNLSCKNIGEAQKNMFTFTGIFVIINIFFLSVGALLYIYANKNGIAIPTDLITGKPRTDLLFPEIALNHLATIPAIVFLLGIIAATFATTDSALTALTTSFCVDFLGMDKAENNKKNTVRIRHLVHISFSALIFFVILIFNSINDSSVVGMIFKVASYTYGPLLGLYAFGLFQKSRNVNDKLVPFICLLSPFFTYLINENSKVLFAGYVFDNELIVLNGLITYLGLYLTSSRSSEKISF from the coding sequence ATGACACCAAGTACAATCCTAATCCTAATCATCGTTTATTTCGGAACCTTATTCTATATCTCGCACAGAGTCAGCAGGAAAGATGACGGAAACGAAGCTTTTTTTACCGCTAATAAAAACTCAAAATGGTATTTAGTAGCCTTTGGGATGATCGGAACGGCTCTTTCGGGAGTAACTTTTATATCTGTTCCTGGAGAAGTAGGTGCTGCAAGTGGAGAACAATTTAAATATTTTCAGTTTGTATTAGGTAATGCTATCGGATTTATAATAATTACAAAATTGTTATTACCCTTATATTACCGAATGAACTTAACCTCTATTTATGGATATATAGAACAAAGAATGGGGTTTTATAGCTATAAAACTGCAGCTTCTATTTTCTTGATTAGTAGAACCGTAAGCTCTGCATTCCGACTCTACTTAGTCGTAATAGTATTGCAGCGTTTTGTATTTGATTATTATAATATCCCTTTTGCGTTTACTGTATTGATTTCTTTACTTCTTATCTTTTCTTATACTTATAGAGGCGGTTTAAAAACAATTATTATAACGGATACTTTACAGACTTTTTTCTTAGTTACTTCGGTATTTCTTACTATCTATTTTATTTGCGATCGAATGGATTTAAGCGCAATTGGCGCTTTTGAAGAAGTAAAGAACAGCAACTATTCTAAAATATTTTTCTTTGAAGATTTTCTAGGAAGTAAGTTCCATTTTATAAAACAAATATTAGGAGGAATGTTTGTAACTATTGCAATGACCGGATTAGATCAAGATTTAATGCAAAAAAATCTGAGCTGTAAAAACATTGGCGAAGCACAAAAAAACATGTTCACCTTTACAGGGATCTTCGTTATTATTAATATTTTCTTTTTAAGCGTTGGAGCTTTACTATACATTTATGCAAACAAAAACGGAATTGCAATCCCTACTGATTTAATTACAGGTAAACCTAGAACTGATTTGCTTTTCCCAGAAATTGCTTTAAATCATTTGGCTACAATTCCTGCAATTGTATTTTTACTAGGAATTATTGCAGCAACTTTTGCTACTACCGACTCGGCATTAACTGCTTTAACAACTTCTTTTTGTGTTGATTTCTTAGGTATGGACAAAGCCGAAAACAACAAAAAAAATACGGTACGCATCAGACATTTAGTTCATATTAGTTTTTCAGCATTAATTTTCTTTGTAATACTCATATTTAATTCTATCAATGATAGTTCTGTTGTCGGAATGATCTTTAAGGTTGCGTCATATACTTATGGCCCCTTGCTAGGATTGTATGCTTTTGGACTATTTCAGAAATCAAGAAATGTAAATGACAAACTAGTTCCTTTTATATGCCTGCTATCCCCTTTCTTTACCTATTTGATAAATGAAAATTCAAAAGTGTTATTTGCAGGGTACGTTTTTGATAATGAATTAATAGTATTAAATGGATTAATAACTTACCTTGGATTATACCTAACGAGCTCTCGTAGCAGTGAAAAAATAAGTTTTTAA
- a CDS encoding RagB/SusD family nutrient uptake outer membrane protein, translating to MKNSNIKSKLLLMFATAFVATTSVSCDDYLTDEPADKFTNENFWQSEDNVKTFSWVNYDTFYGYGNGTGIGLSSFYFHGSDSKVDDNLTAYNFFQMPVTTSPTNTTSWNEYYTLIRRCNLLLEKIPSISMPEVKKNHYIGVAKFFRGYTYFRLVQKMGNVPYIDKYLAQNDPAVYSPAMPRAEVIDKAIKDLEEAAELLLPVDDKNTTVNKYTAYAALSNLYIYEGTYRKYHLGQDGSAYLNKAKTASLVIMNNGGYKLNTDWKSLYNSVELAGNTEVILTKRYLTNVLMHSLQNYTNTSTTQYGLTKWAAESYVTTNGLPIQQAGNTQYTGDDDVTKTFANRDPRFGKTVNPANYGYRGKPYSTAALASMSGYVFELYNNPATTGPDVTTGGRNYTDAPIFTLSEVYLNYAEACAELGTATNTDLDMSINKVRARAGIALLTTDGTNASAGGIQINDPRRTATLEQISGAVNPLIWEVRRERQIEFMSWTTLRQMDIYRWKKGDYLDTNKNLDVNLGARIGTPTGTQTTVDANGYVKIYPTSTRNFEAKHYLMNIPTNDIDLYKAQGVELKQNPGW from the coding sequence ATGAAAAATTCAAATATAAAATCTAAATTACTACTGATGTTCGCTACCGCTTTTGTAGCAACAACTTCAGTTAGTTGCGACGATTACTTAACAGACGAACCAGCAGATAAATTTACAAACGAGAACTTTTGGCAATCAGAAGACAACGTAAAGACATTCTCATGGGTTAATTACGATACCTTTTATGGATATGGAAACGGTACAGGAATCGGACTTTCTTCGTTCTATTTTCACGGTAGTGATAGCAAAGTAGATGATAACTTAACTGCTTATAATTTCTTTCAAATGCCAGTTACCACATCTCCAACTAATACTACCTCTTGGAATGAATATTACACGCTTATTCGTCGTTGTAACTTATTACTGGAAAAAATACCTAGTATTTCTATGCCTGAGGTAAAAAAGAATCATTATATCGGAGTTGCAAAATTTTTCAGAGGATACACTTATTTTCGTTTAGTACAAAAAATGGGAAATGTTCCATATATCGATAAATATTTAGCTCAAAATGATCCAGCTGTATATTCGCCTGCTATGCCAAGAGCAGAAGTTATCGATAAAGCCATTAAAGATTTAGAAGAAGCGGCAGAATTGTTACTTCCTGTAGATGATAAAAACACTACAGTTAACAAATACACTGCTTACGCAGCTTTAAGTAACCTTTATATTTATGAAGGAACTTACAGAAAATACCATTTAGGTCAAGACGGAAGCGCTTACCTTAACAAAGCCAAAACGGCATCATTAGTTATAATGAATAATGGAGGGTATAAATTAAACACAGATTGGAAATCGCTTTATAATTCTGTTGAACTAGCTGGTAATACTGAGGTGATACTTACAAAACGTTATTTAACAAATGTATTAATGCACTCTCTTCAAAATTATACGAATACATCAACTACTCAATATGGTTTAACAAAATGGGCCGCAGAAAGTTATGTAACCACAAATGGATTACCTATACAACAAGCTGGAAACACCCAGTACACTGGTGATGATGATGTTACTAAAACTTTTGCAAATAGAGATCCTCGCTTTGGAAAAACGGTTAACCCTGCCAATTATGGATATAGAGGAAAACCTTATAGTACAGCTGCATTGGCCTCTATGTCTGGATATGTGTTTGAGTTATACAACAACCCTGCGACAACTGGTCCAGACGTTACAACAGGTGGAAGAAATTATACTGATGCACCTATATTTACATTAAGTGAAGTGTATTTAAATTATGCTGAAGCTTGTGCTGAACTTGGTACTGCTACAAATACAGATCTCGATATGTCTATCAATAAAGTACGTGCTCGTGCTGGAATTGCTCTTTTAACTACCGATGGAACTAATGCTTCTGCTGGAGGAATACAAATTAACGATCCAAGAAGAACCGCTACCTTAGAGCAAATTTCCGGAGCTGTTAATCCACTAATCTGGGAAGTTCGTCGTGAACGCCAAATTGAATTCATGAGCTGGACGACGCTAAGACAAATGGATATTTACCGTTGGAAAAAAGGAGATTATCTAGATACTAATAAAAATTTAGATGTAAATCTTGGAGCGAGAATTGGTACTCCTACAGGAACACAAACAACTGTAGATGCAAACGGATATGTAAAAATATACCCAACAAGTACAAGAAACTTTGAAGCAAAACACTACTTAATGAATATCCCTACTAATGATATTGATTTATACAAAGCTCAAGGTGTAGAATTAAAACAAAACCCAGGTTGGTAA